In Selenomonas dianae, a genomic segment contains:
- a CDS encoding DUF134 domain-containing protein, whose amino-acid sequence MPRPKRCRRIGVYPDFWSFAPEDAEEETAESVVLQLDELETIRQIDYGRQTQEECAAAMGVSRATVTSIYEAARYKLAEAIICGKRIRIAGGAYRIENPIAPEIQDKGEYMMRIAVPYENETIEQHFGRAKQFKFYDVENGTVQSSEVVDTVGEGHGALASFLHSAKADVVICGGIGAGAQTALAEAGIELVSGVKGNADECVTQHLAGTLERSADEGKCTHRHQHQHGKDHAHGHGCGHEEHGHGCGHEGHEGHGGHHAHGGHCGHHAH is encoded by the coding sequence ATGCCGCGACCAAAGAGATGCCGGCGCATCGGCGTTTATCCCGATTTTTGGAGTTTTGCGCCGGAGGATGCGGAGGAGGAGACGGCGGAGTCCGTTGTCCTCCAACTGGATGAGCTTGAGACGATCCGACAGATCGACTACGGGCGGCAGACGCAGGAGGAATGTGCCGCCGCGATGGGTGTGTCCCGCGCGACGGTGACGAGTATCTATGAGGCGGCACGCTACAAGCTCGCGGAGGCAATCATCTGCGGGAAGCGTATCCGCATTGCAGGCGGCGCGTATCGGATCGAGAACCCGATTGCGCCGGAGATTCAGGACAAAGGAGAGTATATGATGAGAATCGCAGTACCCTATGAAAATGAGACGATTGAGCAGCACTTCGGCAGGGCAAAACAGTTTAAGTTCTATGATGTCGAGAACGGCACGGTACAGTCCTCGGAGGTTGTGGACACGGTCGGCGAGGGGCATGGCGCACTCGCGAGCTTCCTCCACAGTGCGAAAGCGGATGTTGTGATCTGCGGCGGCATCGGCGCGGGCGCACAGACGGCTCTCGCGGAGGCGGGCATTGAACTCGTATCCGGCGTGAAGGGGAATGCGGATGAATGTGTCACACAGCATCTCGCAGGGACACTTGAGCGCAGCGCGGATGAGGGCAAGTGTACGCATCGCCATCAACATCAGCACGGCAAGGATCATGCGCACGGGCATGGCTGCGGTCATGAGGAGCATGGTCACGGCTGTGGACATGAGGGACATGAGGGACATGGCGGACACCATGCGCATGGTGGACACTGCGGACATCACGCACACTGA
- a CDS encoding flavodoxin family protein: MKNDIAVIYSSRTGNTKKVAEHLAEALGASCHSVKDTSAVPDGATLCIGTWIDRGTADAAAKKYIESLRGRRVFLYGTLGAEPNSEHCAKCIANIRALFDPSNEILGAILVQGAIDPMLIEMFKSMPKDNVHAFTAENAARYEAAASHPDAEDFAKVIAAAKEALA; the protein is encoded by the coding sequence ATGAAGAATGATATTGCTGTCATTTACTCCTCGCGTACGGGGAATACGAAAAAGGTCGCGGAGCATCTGGCGGAGGCGCTCGGTGCGTCCTGCCACAGCGTCAAGGATACGTCGGCAGTGCCCGATGGGGCGACGCTCTGCATCGGCACATGGATCGACCGTGGGACGGCGGATGCGGCGGCGAAGAAGTACATCGAGAGTCTGCGCGGACGGCGCGTTTTCCTCTACGGCACGCTCGGCGCGGAGCCTAACTCGGAGCACTGCGCGAAGTGCATCGCGAACATCCGCGCACTCTTTGATCCGTCCAATGAAATTTTGGGCGCGATCCTAGTGCAGGGGGCGATCGACCCGATGCTCATCGAGATGTTCAAGAGTATGCCGAAGGACAATGTGCACGCGTTCACCGCCGAGAACGCGGCACGCTACGAGGCGGCGGCAAGTCATCCCGATGCGGAGGATTTTGCAAAGGTGATTGCGGCGGCAAAGGAGGCACTTGCATGA
- the hutW gene encoding heme anaerobic degradation radical SAM methyltransferase ChuW/HutW produces the protein MNTFETKLAALSEEARGWLLGTKSENPLGCAFAKKRVVHPGAGGKRMIMDKAEQAQIWAELMAQTPDPADERAVYIHIPFCDKKCSYCGFFQNFTREEAAHHYVDVLIDEIEAAADTPYVTGAPFQAVFFGGGTPTALSDADLSRLVRTVRERLPLTSDCEITLEGRIHDLSESKVEAAMNAGINRFSLGVQSFDTRVRQAIGRIDDRETVIATLRRMVEKQGAVVIADLIYGLPYQSMEIWENDVRTQFEIGIAGGDLYQLNVFPASELARRIDSGDLPMLPTTEEQAEYFKRGIEIVAENPMARRIDTTHWTTDHRERSLYNTLAKRGNDVLAFGSGAGGFIGQMMWRNHGALAPYEKMVEEGAKPFQFMGEQADEHRMHSEIGDQIEHGCLYAPFFEKKYGVDLLTELEPLLAAWAENGLITRTRTGFLLTRAGEFWHDNLIQGFLEAYALTQEDEVRLRKENVALQDMIPKSVRSMLEAMFPDGMPEQMAAALRGKPTPEMENHPHMQMLRNLIEKEREKERASAAENAAPDLNTVMRTQSRELGKAV, from the coding sequence ATGAATACGTTTGAAACGAAACTCGCGGCACTCTCGGAGGAAGCGCGCGGCTGGCTGCTCGGTACGAAGTCGGAGAACCCGCTCGGCTGTGCCTTTGCGAAAAAGCGTGTGGTGCATCCGGGTGCGGGCGGCAAGCGGATGATTATGGACAAGGCGGAGCAGGCGCAGATCTGGGCGGAGCTGATGGCGCAGACCCCCGATCCTGCTGACGAGCGTGCGGTCTACATCCACATCCCGTTCTGTGACAAGAAGTGCAGCTACTGCGGATTCTTTCAAAACTTCACGCGTGAGGAAGCGGCGCATCACTATGTCGATGTCCTCATCGACGAGATCGAGGCGGCGGCAGATACCCCTTATGTGACGGGGGCGCCGTTTCAAGCGGTATTCTTCGGCGGCGGTACACCGACGGCGCTCAGTGATGCAGATCTTTCACGGCTCGTACGTACGGTACGCGAGCGTCTGCCGCTCACGAGCGACTGCGAGATCACGCTTGAGGGGCGTATCCACGATCTCTCAGAGAGCAAGGTCGAGGCGGCGATGAATGCGGGCATCAACCGTTTCTCCCTCGGCGTGCAGTCCTTTGATACGCGCGTCCGTCAGGCAATCGGGCGCATTGACGACCGCGAAACAGTGATCGCAACGCTGCGCCGCATGGTCGAAAAGCAGGGGGCTGTCGTCATCGCAGACCTCATCTACGGTCTGCCCTATCAGTCGATGGAGATCTGGGAGAACGATGTGCGCACGCAGTTCGAGATCGGGATTGCGGGCGGCGACCTCTATCAGCTCAATGTGTTCCCCGCGAGCGAACTGGCGCGGCGTATCGACTCGGGCGATCTGCCCATGCTTCCGACGACGGAGGAGCAAGCAGAGTATTTCAAACGAGGTATTGAGATCGTCGCGGAGAATCCGATGGCTCGCCGCATTGATACGACGCATTGGACGACGGATCACCGCGAGCGCAGCCTATATAATACGCTCGCCAAGCGCGGCAACGACGTTCTCGCGTTCGGCTCGGGGGCGGGCGGTTTCATCGGTCAGATGATGTGGCGCAACCACGGTGCGCTTGCACCGTATGAGAAGATGGTGGAGGAGGGCGCCAAGCCGTTTCAGTTCATGGGCGAGCAGGCGGACGAGCACCGTATGCACAGCGAGATCGGCGACCAGATCGAGCATGGCTGCCTCTACGCACCGTTCTTCGAGAAGAAATACGGCGTTGATCTCCTCACGGAACTTGAGCCGCTCCTTGCCGCATGGGCGGAGAACGGGCTCATCACGCGCACGCGTACGGGTTTCCTTTTGACGCGTGCGGGCGAGTTCTGGCACGACAACCTCATCCAGGGCTTCCTCGAAGCGTACGCACTCACGCAGGAGGACGAGGTGAGGCTCCGCAAGGAGAACGTCGCGCTGCAGGACATGATTCCGAAATCCGTGCGCTCCATGCTTGAGGCGATGTTCCCCGACGGAATGCCGGAACAGATGGCGGCGGCACTGCGCGGCAAGCCGACACCGGAGATGGAGAACCATCCGCATATGCAAATGCTGCGGAATCTGATTGAGAAAGAGCGGGAGAAGGAACGCGCCTCGGCGGCGGAAAATGCTGCGCCCGACCTCAATACCGTGATGCGCACGCAGTCGCGTGAACTTGGAAAAGCTGTGTAA
- a CDS encoding A/G-specific adenine glycosylase has protein sequence MKILPWEGSSVFPALCAALLTWRTSAPDTRDLPWRDEPTPYHVWISEIMLQQTRAAVVRGYYLRFLDALPSVRALAAVDDDALMKLWQGLGYYSRARNLKRAAEVIVREHEGQLPKDFDALLALPGIGRYTASAISSFAYGEPRPAVDGNFLRVAARITANAIDIAKDTSKRALESALATSYPSGREAGLLNEAFMDLGATICLPNGAPLCHTCPVAQLCLAHDRGTEQNYPVKTALKARRKEKRTVLLLSCGEKIAIRKRPARGLLAGLWEYPNIDKKLNKRAVREHLEEKGFHILDIAPLPSARHIFSHIEWDLTGWAVTVADTNEPPLMAAEDNDAAPSALLWVRRAELADTYSIPTAFGYFTPR, from the coding sequence ATGAAAATTTTACCGTGGGAGGGAAGTTCTGTTTTCCCTGCCCTGTGCGCGGCTCTGCTCACATGGCGCACGTCCGCCCCCGACACGCGCGACCTGCCGTGGCGCGACGAACCGACGCCGTATCACGTCTGGATCTCGGAGATCATGCTCCAACAGACGCGTGCCGCCGTTGTACGCGGCTACTATCTGCGCTTCCTCGATGCGCTGCCGAGCGTCCGCGCGCTTGCCGCCGTGGATGACGATGCGCTCATGAAACTCTGGCAGGGGCTCGGATACTACAGCCGCGCCCGCAACCTCAAACGTGCGGCAGAGGTCATCGTTCGCGAACATGAAGGACAGCTGCCAAAGGACTTTGACGCACTGCTCGCCCTCCCCGGCATCGGACGCTATACCGCAAGTGCGATTTCCTCCTTTGCCTACGGAGAGCCGCGCCCCGCCGTCGATGGCAACTTCCTGCGCGTCGCCGCACGCATCACGGCGAATGCGATCGACATTGCAAAGGACACATCGAAGCGTGCGCTTGAGTCGGCGCTTGCCACTTCCTATCCGAGCGGACGCGAGGCGGGATTGCTCAACGAGGCGTTTATGGATCTCGGTGCGACCATCTGTCTGCCGAACGGTGCGCCGCTCTGCCACACCTGCCCCGTCGCGCAGCTCTGTCTCGCACATGATCGCGGCACGGAGCAGAACTATCCCGTAAAAACTGCACTCAAAGCACGTCGCAAGGAGAAACGAACCGTTCTCCTTCTCTCCTGCGGCGAAAAAATCGCCATACGAAAAAGACCTGCGCGGGGACTCCTCGCAGGTCTTTGGGAATATCCGAACATCGACAAAAAGCTAAACAAACGTGCCGTACGCGAACATCTCGAAGAAAAGGGATTTCACATTCTCGACATCGCGCCGCTCCCGTCCGCACGTCATATCTTCTCGCACATCGAATGGGATCTGACGGGTTGGGCGGTCACAGTCGCCGACACGAACGAGCCGCCGCTGATGGCAGCGGAGGACAATGATGCTGCCCCCTCCGCCCTTCTCTGGGTGCGCCGCGCAGAGCTTGCCGATACCTACAGTATCCCCACGGCGTTTGGGTACTTTACGCCGCGATAG
- a CDS encoding PBECR2 nuclease fold domain-containing protein: MIYNICKIDLALYSVVASNIVTDEVIITSERIEHIRSRHRGAFEEYGAYFAEILQSPDYILENRRNTAEVLKEILHNGKKCKLILRLQTGSDPKGFKNAVITFLHIRDSEWRRLLRSKKVLYKRE; this comes from the coding sequence GTGATTTATAACATCTGCAAAATCGATCTTGCACTTTATAGCGTTGTTGCCTCCAATATCGTTACGGATGAGGTTATTATTACGAGTGAGCGAATTGAGCACATACGAAGTCGGCACAGAGGCGCCTTTGAGGAATACGGGGCTTACTTTGCAGAGATTTTACAATCACCGGATTATATTCTGGAGAACAGACGTAATACAGCAGAAGTTTTGAAAGAAATATTGCACAACGGAAAGAAGTGCAAGCTGATCTTGCGCTTGCAGACCGGTAGCGATCCGAAGGGGTTCAAAAATGCTGTTATCACTTTCCTGCACATACGTGACAGTGAGTGGCGGCGGCTTCTCCGCAGCAAGAAAGTTCTTTACAAAAGAGAATAA
- the serS gene encoding serine--tRNA ligase → MLDMKFVRENLSAVQEMLKNRCNALDLTPFAALDERRRVILQDVEEKKARRNAVSKEIGVRKKAGENADDVVAEMRALGDEITALDDELRGVEQSLRELLLQIPNMPKADVPVGKDDTENPEVRRWGTPRTFDFEPQAHWDIGEKLGVLDAERAAKVTGARFTFYKGLGARLERACINFMMDLHAQKHGYTEMLAPYIVNEASMVGTGQLPKFAEDMFKLDGLDYYLVPTAEVPTTNYHRDEILDAEQLPEYYTSYTACFRAEAGSAGRDTRGLIRQHQFNKVELIKFVTPETSWNELETMVEAAEDVLKTLELPYRVVQLCTGDMSFTSAKTYDIEVWMPAQDKYREISSCSNCTDYQARRANIKYRPARGAKPAFLHTLNGSGVAVGRTVAAILENCQQADGSVVVPKALVPYMGGVTVIR, encoded by the coding sequence ATGTTGGATATGAAATTTGTGCGCGAGAATCTGTCGGCGGTGCAGGAGATGCTGAAGAACCGCTGCAACGCGCTCGATCTCACGCCGTTTGCGGCACTGGATGAGCGTCGGCGTGTGATTTTGCAGGATGTGGAGGAGAAGAAGGCACGCCGCAACGCCGTATCGAAGGAGATCGGTGTACGCAAGAAGGCGGGCGAGAACGCGGACGATGTGGTCGCTGAGATGCGTGCGCTCGGCGATGAGATCACGGCACTCGACGATGAACTGCGCGGCGTGGAGCAGAGTTTGCGCGAGCTGCTGCTCCAGATTCCGAATATGCCGAAGGCAGACGTGCCCGTCGGAAAGGACGATACAGAGAATCCCGAGGTGCGCCGTTGGGGTACGCCTCGTACATTTGATTTCGAACCGCAGGCGCATTGGGACATCGGGGAGAAACTCGGCGTGCTCGATGCGGAGCGTGCGGCGAAGGTCACAGGGGCACGCTTCACGTTCTACAAGGGGCTTGGCGCACGCCTCGAACGCGCGTGTATCAACTTCATGATGGATCTCCATGCACAGAAGCACGGCTACACGGAGATGCTTGCGCCCTACATCGTGAACGAGGCAAGCATGGTCGGGACGGGGCAGCTGCCGAAGTTCGCGGAGGATATGTTCAAGCTCGACGGGCTCGACTACTACCTCGTGCCGACGGCGGAAGTACCGACGACGAACTACCACCGCGACGAGATCCTGGATGCGGAGCAGCTGCCGGAGTACTATACCTCCTATACGGCGTGCTTCCGTGCGGAGGCGGGCAGCGCAGGGCGCGATACGCGCGGTCTGATCCGTCAGCACCAGTTCAACAAGGTGGAGCTGATTAAATTCGTTACACCCGAGACGAGTTGGAACGAGCTGGAAACGATGGTGGAGGCGGCGGAGGACGTGCTGAAGACGCTCGAACTGCCGTACCGCGTCGTGCAGCTCTGCACGGGCGACATGAGCTTTACCTCGGCGAAGACGTATGACATCGAGGTCTGGATGCCCGCACAGGACAAATACCGCGAGATCTCGTCCTGTTCGAACTGCACGGACTATCAGGCGCGCCGCGCGAACATCAAGTATCGTCCCGCGCGCGGAGCAAAGCCCGCCTTTCTCCACACGCTGAACGGTTCGGGCGTTGCAGTCGGGCGTACGGTGGCGGCGATCCTTGAGAACTGTCAGCAGGCGGACGGCTCTGTCGTTGTGCCGAAGGCACTCGTGCCGTACATGGGCGGCGTTACGGTCATTCGATGA
- a CDS encoding UbiX family flavin prenyltransferase, whose translation MKKIVVGITGASGSVYAVRLIDVLREQGIEVHAVVTDSGQRVLDYECGVTMEELSRRVDVLYPNADVGAAIASGSFRMDAMVVLPCSMKTAGAIAHGVTDDLLTRAADVTLKEGRRLLLVPRETPMHEIHLENLLRIARAGAVVMPAAPGFYHRPETLDDLVNMMVGKILDRLGIEAELFPRWR comes from the coding sequence ATGAAAAAGATTGTTGTCGGCATCACGGGGGCAAGCGGCAGTGTATACGCCGTTCGCCTCATTGATGTTCTGAGGGAGCAGGGCATCGAGGTGCACGCCGTTGTGACGGACAGCGGACAGCGCGTGCTGGACTACGAGTGCGGTGTGACGATGGAGGAACTTTCACGGCGCGTCGATGTGCTCTATCCGAATGCGGACGTGGGCGCGGCAATCGCAAGCGGCTCGTTCCGCATGGATGCGATGGTCGTCCTGCCATGCTCGATGAAGACGGCGGGGGCTATCGCCCACGGTGTGACGGATGATCTCCTCACGCGTGCGGCAGACGTGACGCTCAAGGAGGGGCGGCGGCTGCTCCTCGTGCCGCGCGAGACCCCCATGCACGAGATTCACCTTGAGAATCTGCTGCGGATCGCACGCGCGGGGGCGGTCGTGATGCCCGCCGCGCCCGGCTTTTACCACAGACCTGAGACACTGGACGATCTCGTCAATATGATGGTGGGCAAGATCCTCGACCGTCTCGGCATCGAGGCGGAGCTCTTTCCCCGTTGGAGGTGA
- a CDS encoding acyloxyacyl hydrolase, with protein MTFFKVKMTALAAVLALSAAGTAAAAPAEADGHTMQMQMHMGNSSAQDKKAEIQMDYLEHRGERRYIDLYNLHVFRQYKEMHGMSLHWGLTVSRAVGSWAEKDTPDVRLNSSAVGAGPAYMVRWTKPLGSKWEASFDATGAVLVYNDVHPAYTRNYGFMWRIGPRMTYKFNEHNALSVAYLGHHVSNGQRTKNPGYNGIGLSIGYRYAY; from the coding sequence ATGACGTTTTTCAAAGTAAAAATGACGGCACTCGCGGCTGTGCTCGCGCTGAGCGCGGCGGGGACGGCGGCTGCTGCGCCCGCAGAGGCGGACGGGCATACGATGCAGATGCAGATGCACATGGGAAATTCCTCGGCGCAGGACAAGAAAGCCGAGATCCAGATGGACTATTTGGAGCATCGCGGCGAGCGTCGTTATATCGACCTTTACAATCTGCACGTTTTCCGCCAGTACAAGGAGATGCACGGGATGTCGCTCCACTGGGGGCTGACCGTTTCGCGTGCCGTCGGTTCGTGGGCGGAGAAGGACACGCCCGATGTGCGTCTCAACTCGTCCGCCGTTGGTGCGGGGCCTGCGTACATGGTGCGCTGGACGAAGCCGCTCGGCTCGAAATGGGAGGCGTCGTTTGACGCGACGGGGGCGGTTCTCGTCTACAACGACGTGCACCCCGCATACACGCGTAACTACGGATTTATGTGGCGCATCGGGCCGCGTATGACGTACAAGTTTAATGAGCACAACGCTCTGAGTGTTGCCTATCTGGGGCATCATGTGTCGAATGGACAGCGGACGAAGAATCCCGGCTACAACGGCATCGGACTCTCGATCGGCTATCGGTACGCGTACTAA
- the rnhA gene encoding ribonuclease HI — protein sequence MAKKFYAVKRGRKTGIFTVWAECSAQVQGFQGAVYKGFMTEAEARDWLGGAGNSAVVNTAKCGTAAKKSSAPTVDAPVDADYIIHTDGSCLRNPGGAGGWAAVIETVATGEVREHSGGDPETTNNRMELTAALEAMNAVPEGARVALYTDSQYLKNAFTKFWLPAWKKRGWKKADGEPVLNQDLWIQLDAAFAARRVQFHWVKGHAGNPRNERCDELARSEAERFNR from the coding sequence TTGGCAAAGAAATTTTATGCCGTGAAGCGCGGGCGCAAAACGGGCATCTTTACCGTCTGGGCGGAGTGCTCCGCGCAGGTGCAGGGCTTTCAGGGCGCGGTGTATAAGGGTTTTATGACCGAGGCGGAGGCGCGTGACTGGCTTGGCGGTGCGGGGAACTCGGCTGTGGTGAACACTGCAAAGTGTGGCACAGCAGCGAAAAAATCGTCCGCGCCGACCGTCGATGCTCCCGTTGACGCGGACTATATCATCCACACGGACGGCTCGTGTCTCCGCAATCCCGGCGGCGCAGGCGGCTGGGCTGCCGTTATTGAGACAGTCGCAACGGGCGAGGTCAGAGAGCACAGCGGCGGCGATCCTGAAACGACGAACAACCGCATGGAACTGACGGCGGCACTTGAGGCGATGAACGCTGTGCCGGAGGGGGCACGCGTCGCCCTCTATACGGACAGTCAGTATCTGAAGAACGCATTCACAAAGTTCTGGCTGCCCGCATGGAAGAAGCGCGGATGGAAGAAGGCGGACGGCGAACCCGTGCTCAATCAGGATCTCTGGATACAGCTCGACGCAGCATTTGCTGCACGGCGCGTGCAGTTCCACTGGGTCAAGGGGCACGCGGGCAACCCGCGCAACGAACGCTGTGACGAGCTCGCGCGGAGCGAGGCGGAGAGATTCAATAGGTGA
- a CDS encoding MlaE family ABC transporter permease: protein MQRIFEAVGRFVLTHLANIGRITLLYAETARQVTRRLRVRSIIYQMAHLGADSLLIVGLTLLFTGIVLTLQIAHEFIRYGAQSTIGAVIAIGIGRELGPVLVGVVCAGRVGAAITAEVSTMKVTEQIDALRVMAVSPVNYLIVPRMLACMIVVPVLTVFGDVIGVLGGYLTAVHYSGISPYTFTHSITQYAAIYDMTGGLVKAIFFGNVIAVLGCHYGLNAPSGAEGVGKATMQTVVTSIIVIFILNAVLTFFLF from the coding sequence ATGCAGCGCATCTTCGAGGCGGTGGGACGCTTTGTCCTCACGCATCTTGCGAACATCGGGCGCATCACACTTCTCTACGCCGAGACGGCGCGGCAGGTCACGCGGCGTCTGCGCGTGCGGAGCATCATCTACCAGATGGCGCATCTCGGTGCGGATTCCCTCCTCATTGTCGGGCTGACCCTCCTTTTCACAGGCATTGTGTTGACCCTCCAAATCGCACACGAGTTCATCCGCTACGGAGCGCAGAGCACCATCGGCGCAGTCATCGCCATCGGCATCGGGCGCGAGCTCGGCCCCGTCCTCGTCGGTGTCGTCTGCGCGGGGCGCGTGGGCGCAGCGATTACGGCGGAGGTCTCCACGATGAAGGTCACGGAGCAGATCGACGCGCTGCGCGTTATGGCGGTCAGCCCCGTGAACTATCTCATCGTGCCGCGTATGCTCGCGTGCATGATCGTCGTTCCCGTCCTCACCGTATTTGGCGACGTGATCGGCGTTCTCGGCGGCTACCTCACGGCGGTGCACTACTCGGGCATATCGCCCTATACCTTCACACACTCCATCACGCAGTACGCAGCGATCTACGACATGACGGGCGGCCTCGTCAAGGCGATTTTCTTCGGCAATGTCATCGCCGTCCTTGGCTGTCACTACGGGCTGAACGCGCCGAGCGGCGCGGAGGGGGTCGGCAAGGCGACCATGCAGACCGTCGTTACATCCATCATCGTTATTTTTATTCTGAACGCCGTCTTGACATTCTTCTTGTTCTGA
- a CDS encoding ABC transporter ATP-binding protein, with the protein MIRLNNVRKCFGDKEALKGISLTIEKGETIAIIGGSGSGKSTLLRLMIGLDRPTSGEIYLGDDNITAMSEDALDRVRLRMGMVFQYSALFDSMSVGENVAFGLREHTNKGEDEIRRIVAEKLALVGLPDAAAMMPQELSGGMKKRVGLARAIATDPEIIFYDEPSSGLDPIMTAKIDELIIDMQRKLDVTSIVVTHDMVSASRIADRIAMIYEGQLIAVDTAERFQDIEDERVQAFFRTLHHRREVGA; encoded by the coding sequence ATGATACGACTGAACAACGTCAGAAAGTGTTTCGGGGACAAGGAAGCACTCAAGGGGATCAGCCTCACCATCGAAAAAGGGGAGACCATCGCCATCATCGGCGGTTCGGGCTCGGGCAAGTCCACCCTCCTGCGCCTGATGATCGGACTGGATCGCCCCACCTCTGGCGAGATCTACCTCGGCGACGACAATATCACGGCGATGAGCGAGGACGCACTCGACCGCGTGCGCCTGCGCATGGGGATGGTATTCCAGTACTCTGCGCTCTTTGACTCTATGAGTGTCGGGGAGAACGTCGCGTTCGGGCTGCGCGAGCATACCAATAAGGGTGAGGATGAGATTCGCCGCATCGTGGCGGAAAAACTTGCGCTTGTCGGACTGCCCGATGCAGCGGCGATGATGCCGCAGGAACTCTCGGGCGGGATGAAAAAACGCGTGGGGCTTGCGCGTGCGATTGCCACCGATCCCGAGATCATCTTCTACGATGAACCAAGCTCGGGGCTCGACCCCATCATGACGGCAAAGATCGACGAACTGATTATTGATATGCAGCGGAAACTCGATGTGACCTCGATTGTCGTTACACATGACATGGTGAGTGCGAGCCGCATCGCCGACCGCATTGCCATGATTTACGAGGGGCAGCTTATCGCCGTCGATACGGCGGAGCGATTTCAGGATATTGAGGATGAGCGCGTACAGGCATTCTTCCGTACGCTGCACCATCGCAGGGAGGTTGGGGCATGA
- a CDS encoding MlaD family protein yields the protein MSAEAKVGAFTLGGVALLIAVVMFFGGLRFGGSSDYMLYAGFGRAVGLNPEAQVLLSGVPVGQVEEIVSDGLGVTVSMRIRDGVKIPRGSSITIGQPGIMGDKFIIITPAASSDFYTGGDYLYGENEMGMDTMFTELNKMIIQVEAMLTSINNIVGAPGFQTSMVQLVVNMEQMTAHLDGLTATLEQMANENRSDLHAMLANMNNMTGSLVQTTASVERIMTNLETVGADPQTAENLRKTLENITASSERILRIAEGIEAVAGDRETQEDARALIHNARMMTDKAGGLMGRLQNVKVTPKVDAMYSGKADDWRTNVNLDVGEKQGMYATFGVDDIGGGDKFNAQVGTRGTSFGARAGVVAGAAGVGVDAYAGEKFKFSADAYDPNDVSVRLRAQYQVKDGTYLFGEWNDVNDSTRRAFYTGVRQEF from the coding sequence ATGAGCGCAGAGGCAAAGGTTGGAGCGTTTACACTCGGGGGCGTGGCACTCCTCATCGCCGTTGTCATGTTCTTCGGCGGGCTGCGCTTTGGCGGGAGTTCGGACTATATGCTCTACGCGGGATTTGGTCGCGCCGTCGGGCTGAACCCCGAGGCACAGGTTCTCCTCTCGGGCGTTCCCGTCGGACAGGTCGAGGAGATCGTGAGCGATGGACTGGGGGTCACGGTCTCCATGCGCATTCGGGACGGCGTGAAGATCCCACGCGGTTCGTCCATCACGATTGGGCAGCCCGGCATTATGGGGGATAAATTCATCATCATCACCCCGGCGGCAAGTTCGGACTTTTATACGGGCGGCGACTACCTTTACGGCGAGAACGAGATGGGCATGGATACCATGTTCACCGAGCTGAACAAGATGATTATTCAGGTCGAGGCGATGCTCACATCCATCAACAACATTGTCGGCGCTCCCGGCTTCCAGACCTCGATGGTGCAGCTTGTCGTCAATATGGAGCAGATGACGGCACACCTCGACGGCCTGACCGCGACGTTGGAGCAGATGGCGAACGAGAACCGCAGCGACCTGCACGCCATGCTCGCGAACATGAACAATATGACGGGCAGCCTCGTGCAGACCACGGCAAGCGTCGAGCGCATCATGACGAATCTTGAAACCGTCGGCGCAGACCCGCAGACAGCAGAAAATCTCAGAAAGACACTTGAAAACATCACTGCCTCCTCCGAGCGCATCCTGCGCATCGCCGAGGGCATCGAGGCAGTCGCGGGCGACCGAGAGACGCAGGAGGACGCACGCGCCCTCATTCACAACGCACGCATGATGACGGACAAGGCGGGCGGACTTATGGGGCGGCTGCAGAACGTCAAGGTCACGCCGAAGGTGGACGCGATGTACAGCGGCAAGGCGGACGACTGGCGCACGAACGTGAACCTCGATGTCGGCGAGAAACAGGGCATGTATGCGACATTCGGCGTGGACGACATTGGCGGCGGTGATAAATTTAATGCGCAGGTTGGTACACGCGGCACGTCCTTCGGCGCACGCGCAGGCGTCGTCGCGGGCGCGGCGGGGGTCGGCGTGGATGCCTACGCAGGTGAGAAATTCAAATTCTCTGCCGATGCCTACGATCCGAACGATGTCAGCGTACGTCTGCGTGCGCAGTACCAAGTGAAGGACGGCACATATCTCTTTGGCGAGTGGAACGATGTGAACGACAGCACTCGCCGTGCGTTCTATACGGGCGTGCGACAGGAGTTTTGA